Proteins encoded by one window of Cuniculiplasma divulgatum:
- a CDS encoding MBL fold metallo-hydrolase, with protein sequence MKFLGGAEEVGRLGIIINMDDKVFQVDYGVIPEKPPLFPLPPEKIDGLFVTHSHLDHIGALPMYYQNDGVDIFATEMTSNTARPMLNDSIKITAIEGYVERFNREDVEKMYTFMNQTKYNEKIVLDEVNVTPYSAGHIPGSTMWKFENSDEVMVTGDLYTGDSKLLTGAKPRKVKNLVIESTYAGKNHEDREEVRKRLRERVSEIVEHGGKVILPSFAMGRMQELIMSLSDLPYKIATDGMGNLITSIYLNTPGYLRSDREFRKSLSSVKAIRGKRMRENIDSADVIISTSGMLDGGPALSYIEKYVHDDKSAIFMTGYQVEGTNGRNLMEKGTLNLSGVEVKPDMAVEFFDMSAHAGHDELISFIKGCQPENVILCHGDRREAIVDDLGNYNVVLPYNGKEFTLN encoded by the coding sequence ATGAAGTTTTTAGGAGGAGCAGAAGAAGTAGGCAGGTTGGGAATAATAATCAATATGGATGATAAGGTATTTCAGGTAGATTATGGAGTAATCCCAGAAAAACCTCCATTGTTTCCACTGCCACCAGAAAAGATAGACGGACTTTTTGTGACACATTCACATCTGGATCATATAGGTGCATTGCCTATGTACTACCAGAATGATGGTGTGGATATTTTTGCTACAGAAATGACATCTAACACAGCCAGGCCAATGCTTAACGATTCAATCAAAATAACTGCCATAGAGGGCTACGTAGAACGATTCAATCGGGAAGATGTAGAAAAGATGTATACATTTATGAATCAGACAAAATACAACGAAAAGATCGTTCTAGATGAAGTGAATGTTACACCATACTCAGCAGGCCATATACCAGGATCAACAATGTGGAAATTTGAAAATTCTGATGAAGTAATGGTTACTGGCGATCTTTATACAGGAGATTCAAAACTGTTAACTGGGGCCAAACCAAGAAAGGTGAAGAATCTAGTAATTGAGAGTACGTATGCAGGTAAGAACCACGAAGATAGAGAAGAAGTTAGAAAAAGACTAAGAGAAAGAGTATCTGAAATCGTGGAACATGGAGGAAAAGTTATACTGCCTTCATTTGCAATGGGAAGAATGCAGGAGCTAATAATGTCTCTTTCTGACCTGCCATATAAGATAGCCACCGATGGAATGGGCAATCTTATAACAAGTATTTATCTTAATACGCCTGGTTACCTGAGATCAGACAGGGAATTCAGAAAATCCCTGTCAAGTGTGAAGGCAATACGAGGAAAAAGAATGAGGGAAAACATAGATTCAGCAGATGTAATCATTTCCACATCAGGAATGCTTGATGGTGGACCAGCCCTATCCTATATAGAAAAGTATGTACATGACGACAAAAGTGCCATATTTATGACAGGATATCAGGTAGAAGGAACAAATGGGAGGAACCTGATGGAAAAGGGAACACTGAATCTATCTGGAGTTGAAGTAAAGCCTGATATGGCGGTTGAATTCTTTGATATGTCTGCACATGCAGGTCATGATGAGCTAATATCTTTCATAAAGGGATGCCAGCCAGAGAATGTAATTCTTTGTCACGGAGATCGGAGAGAGGCTATCGTGGATGATCTTGGAAATTACAATGTGGTACTGCCATACAATGGGAAGGAATTTACCTTAAACTAA
- the agl3 gene encoding UDP-sulfoquinovose synthase, whose product MKVAILGIDGYIGWPLALRLLSRGHEVVGVDSLYTRKRVAEVNSDSVTPILSMEDRIKALEENGLGRIKFYKGDVNDPDFLYRVVKETKPDTFVHLAEQRSAPYSMIGLSQARETLMQNMGGTLNLVYAMKDIVPKAHLLKLGTMGEYGTPNIDIPEGFFNVKYNGREDYLPFPKFAGSWYHWSKVHDTNNLMFANRVWKLKITDVMQGVVYGTQTSEINKYNLYTRFDIDEVWGTALNRFCTQAVLGYALTAYGKGNQRRGFLSLEDSIKCLTLGIEKEPEEGEYRVYNQFDEHYSINELTELVAKRAKALFNRDVEIKHYPNPRVEKEDHYYNPEHKKLKELGYKPSRNLPEDIESILKDVYKFREKAENLRSVIEPKTVWEKSKGN is encoded by the coding sequence ATGAAAGTCGCAATACTTGGAATTGACGGATACATAGGATGGCCGCTGGCTCTTAGACTTTTAAGTAGGGGACATGAAGTTGTGGGTGTCGACTCACTCTACACAAGGAAGAGAGTGGCAGAGGTAAATTCCGATTCAGTGACACCAATACTATCAATGGAAGATAGGATCAAGGCATTAGAAGAAAACGGACTTGGAAGAATCAAGTTTTATAAGGGAGATGTAAACGATCCAGATTTTCTCTACAGAGTTGTCAAAGAGACAAAACCTGATACGTTCGTACATCTTGCAGAGCAGAGATCTGCACCATATTCCATGATAGGTCTGTCGCAGGCAAGAGAAACATTGATGCAGAACATGGGAGGAACGCTTAATCTTGTTTATGCAATGAAGGATATTGTACCGAAAGCTCATTTGCTTAAGCTTGGTACCATGGGAGAATATGGAACACCAAATATTGATATTCCGGAAGGATTCTTCAATGTCAAATATAATGGGAGAGAAGATTATTTGCCATTTCCTAAATTTGCTGGCTCATGGTATCACTGGAGCAAGGTCCATGATACAAACAACCTCATGTTTGCTAACAGGGTGTGGAAACTTAAGATAACCGATGTGATGCAGGGTGTAGTATACGGAACACAGACATCAGAGATTAATAAGTACAATCTATACACAAGATTTGATATTGATGAAGTTTGGGGAACTGCACTGAACAGGTTCTGCACCCAGGCTGTACTGGGTTATGCTCTCACGGCTTACGGAAAGGGAAATCAGAGAAGAGGATTTCTGTCACTGGAGGATAGCATTAAATGTCTGACCCTTGGAATTGAGAAAGAACCAGAGGAAGGTGAGTACAGGGTGTATAATCAGTTTGATGAGCATTATTCTATAAACGAATTGACAGAACTTGTCGCAAAAAGAGCAAAGGCTCTATTCAACAGGGATGTTGAAATAAAACATTATCCGAATCCCAGGGTGGAAAAGGAAGATCACTACTATAATCCGGAGCACAAAAAACTGAAGGAGCTAGGGTATAAACCTAGTAGGAATCTTCCGGAGGATATTGAATCCATACTGAAGGATGTTTATAAATTCAGGGAAAAGGCGGAAAATCTAAGGAGTGTAATTGAACCAAAGACAGTATGGGAGAAGAGCAAGGGAAACTAA
- a CDS encoding MarC family protein, with the protein MSLGATFIDVFFPLFIVVDPFGTMALFLTMTSDYSEIEKRTAAKDAFIYGSLILVFFTVAGYYVLSLMGISINAIEIAGGIILLIMGIEMVREGDRPKSTGKTFKNPDLGIVPFATPLLAGPGAISLVIILARKSYISMGYTIISVIIIFVVVLILFSFATPISKALGDKSMKAITRIFGLFVAAFAIQFMLTAAAALIG; encoded by the coding sequence ATGTCTCTGGGAGCAACCTTTATAGATGTCTTTTTTCCTCTTTTCATAGTTGTAGATCCCTTTGGGACTATGGCTCTTTTTCTGACCATGACATCAGATTATTCTGAGATCGAAAAAAGGACTGCTGCCAAGGATGCTTTCATTTATGGGAGTCTGATACTTGTATTTTTTACCGTAGCCGGTTATTATGTTCTATCCTTGATGGGGATTTCAATTAACGCCATAGAGATTGCAGGCGGAATTATATTACTGATAATGGGAATTGAAATGGTAAGAGAAGGTGATCGACCAAAATCAACGGGTAAGACCTTCAAGAACCCAGATCTTGGAATTGTTCCATTCGCGACTCCCTTACTGGCAGGTCCTGGTGCAATTTCCCTAGTCATAATACTCGCCAGGAAGAGTTACATTTCCATGGGTTATACTATTATTTCAGTGATCATTATATTTGTTGTTGTTCTGATTCTATTTTCCTTTGCTACTCCCATATCAAAAGCATTGGGTGATAAATCTATGAAGGCCATAACAAGGATTTTTGGACTGTTTGTTGCGGCTTTTGCCATACAGTTTATGCTCACCGCCGCAGCAGCCCTTATAGGATGA
- a CDS encoding Kelch repeat-containing protein: MNSSGKSNGIMKFVVIAISLLTVMVFAFTFSGTPSISNGKAITVTPSVVQNSTVFKYQWMNDTSSIAPQPVSNSTMACFTPNSEVVMFGGMTMVNETIVNGKSTSYMLVKKTVNTTWIYNSKQWTKLTTSSSIPGLEGSTMNFYPRGDDIVLFGGENITSGGKMVLTSQTWIFTGFAWTPLKGLVVAPSARAFASSAYSSSISSIVLFGGNTSSGLSNSTWTFKDNSWKRVTTTGQIPAMEGAAMESLPNGNILLYGGFNGTYSDSTWLLNVTTMHWKNLNLNNNPGKLAFSNLKYFSFNNFLLLYGGVNSKGVATNSSWMFSPVSMSWKNMNINSPSPAYGQSMSVLEANDTIVLYGGLSTNNNEYINYTYQFQNNTYNWVEFQESGLPGNSTWGITLNSKTVKTTSNEVEFLLMAGTYGYTTIAPSGYTGQSGNITMYASFITQSISFSKIPSFFYYTYGLIAGIVIVILAYIGSMVYRKILK, from the coding sequence ATGAATTCTAGTGGAAAGAGTAATGGAATTATGAAATTCGTAGTTATCGCGATTTCACTACTTACAGTTATGGTATTCGCATTTACCTTTTCTGGCACACCTTCAATAAGCAACGGAAAGGCCATCACAGTTACACCGAGTGTGGTACAAAATAGTACTGTGTTTAAGTACCAGTGGATGAATGATACATCTTCAATCGCGCCTCAGCCGGTAAGCAACTCTACGATGGCATGTTTTACTCCTAACAGTGAGGTAGTAATGTTTGGTGGAATGACCATGGTCAATGAGACTATTGTAAATGGCAAATCAACATCTTATATGCTTGTTAAGAAAACAGTTAACACAACATGGATATATAACTCTAAACAGTGGACTAAACTAACTACTTCCAGCAGTATCCCTGGCCTTGAAGGTTCAACAATGAATTTCTATCCAAGGGGTGACGACATCGTGCTGTTTGGAGGAGAAAACATTACTTCCGGTGGAAAAATGGTTTTAACAAGCCAAACATGGATATTCACAGGGTTTGCCTGGACACCCCTTAAGGGCCTTGTTGTTGCGCCTTCAGCTAGAGCGTTTGCATCATCAGCATATTCCAGTAGCATAAGTTCAATCGTCCTATTTGGAGGAAACACAAGTTCAGGGTTGTCAAACAGCACGTGGACTTTCAAGGACAACTCGTGGAAGAGAGTTACCACAACAGGACAGATACCGGCAATGGAAGGAGCAGCAATGGAATCTCTTCCAAATGGTAACATACTTCTTTATGGAGGGTTCAATGGAACCTATTCCGATTCAACATGGTTGCTTAATGTTACAACAATGCACTGGAAAAACCTGAATTTAAATAATAACCCTGGAAAACTTGCATTTTCAAATCTGAAATATTTTTCCTTCAACAACTTCCTTCTGCTATATGGTGGTGTAAATTCTAAAGGCGTTGCGACAAACAGTAGCTGGATGTTTTCACCGGTTTCAATGTCATGGAAAAATATGAACATAAATTCCCCATCTCCTGCATATGGACAGAGCATGTCTGTCCTTGAAGCAAATGATACAATTGTGCTTTACGGAGGACTTAGTACGAACAACAATGAATACATAAATTACACATATCAGTTCCAGAATAATACTTACAACTGGGTAGAGTTCCAGGAGTCTGGACTTCCTGGTAACTCAACGTGGGGCATTACTCTTAATTCAAAAACGGTCAAAACCACATCAAACGAAGTTGAATTCCTTCTGATGGCTGGCACATATGGATACACAACTATTGCTCCCAGCGGATATACAGGTCAATCCGGTAACATCACCATGTATGCATCTTTCATAACACAAAGTATATCATTCAGTAAAATCCCAAGCTTCTTTTATTACACCTACGGACTCATAGCAGGTATAGTAATTGTGATTCTCGCATACATAGGCAGCATGGTTTATAGAAAGATATTAAAATAA